CGGTAGCCTGGACGGACACCGACAAAGCGTACGTGGAAGTAACCGACGATTTGCGCTACCTCAAAAACGGCAAGCAGTTCATCATCAGCTCGGAGCGCGACGGCTACCGCCACCTCTACCTCTTCGACATGAAGGGCAAGCTGGTGAAGCAGCTAACCCAGGGCAACTGGGATGTGTCGGAGTTTTTGGGCGTGGATGAAGCCAAAGGCCTGGCCTACTACCTCTCAGCCGAAGCTTCGCCGTTCGAGCGGCACCTCTACCGCGTCGATCTGAAAGGCAAAGGCAAGCAGCGCCTAGGTGAAAGTGGTGGCGGCACCGACGTGGTGAACATGAGCCCCGATTTCCGCTACTACCTCAACTACCACACCGCCGCCAACGAGCCGGTTACCGTGAGCCTGCGCACCGCCCAGGATGGCAAAGCCGTGAAGGTGCTCGAAGACAACGCCGCCCTGAAGCAGCGCATGAAGGACTATGGCTTTGTGCCGCAGGAGTTCTTCTCGTTCAAAACCTCGGAGGGCGTGCAGCTGAACGGTACCACCATCAAGCCCGCCAACATGGAGGCCGGCAAAAAGTACCCGGTGCTGATGTTCCTGTACGGCGGCCCCGGCTCGCAGAAGGTGCTCGATAAGTGGAACAGCGTCGATTACTACACCTGGTTTCAGATGCTGGCGCAGCAAGGCTACGTGGTGGCCATCGTGGATAACCGCGGCACCGGCGGGCGCGGCGCGGCCTTCAAAAAGGTTACGTACGGCCAGCTGGGCAAGCTCGAAACCATCGACCAGGGCGAGGCGGCCAAGTACCTGGGCGCGCAGCCCTGGGCCGACAAATCGCGCATCGGCATCTTTGGCTGGAGCTTCGGCGGCTACCTTTCGGCCTTGGCCGTTACCAAAAACGCCGACTTGTTTAAGGTGGGCATCTCGGTAGCACCCGTAACCACCTGGCGCTACTACGACTCCATCTACACCGAGCGTTTCCTGAAAACCCCGCAGGAAAACCCCTCAGGCTACGACGAAAACTCGCCCGTACAGTTCGCTAATCAGCTGAAAGGCAAGCTGCTGCTGGTGCACGGTACCGGCGACGACAACGTGCACTTCCAGAACTCGGTAGCCTTTACCGATGCGCTCATCAAGGCCAACAAAGACTTCCAGCAGCTGTACTACCCCAACCGCAACCACGGCATCTACGGCGGCAGCACGCGCCTGCACCTGTTCCGGCAGATGACAAATTTCCTGCAGCAGAACCTGTAAAAGGGTAATTTTTCCAATAAAAAGTCCTTCTTTTGAGCTGAGCCCTAGGTAGCTCGTGCCCCGTGCACCGCTGCCAACCCGCTCGGCCAAGAGAAGGATTTTTTGTTTTCATAAGAAAACCTGCTCCGGGCCGTTTCCTTTCAGGTGACTTTTGCGTACAACCCCGCCATGCGTAAGCTTACACTGAAAACGGCACTAGTAGGCGTAACCCTCGGGGTTGGGGTATTGAGCAGCTGCCAGCGCGAGCCGGCCGCCAAAGCCGAGGCCACCGCGGCGCAACAAGCCGATGCCGTAGCCAACGACGATACCCTAGGTGCCGAAGCCGTTGCGGAGCAACCTACGCAAGTAACCTGGCACCAGCTGCGGCAGGCCACCAACCGCAAAGCCCCGCTGATTCGCTACGCGGCCGTGCGCCGCCCCACGGTGCTCGATACGGCTGCTCCGCCGCCCAGCGAAGCGCGCCTGTTCGACCTGACCCTAAAGCCGAGCGAGTTTTTCCGCATCGACCCTACGCAGCCCGCCGAAGTGCGCGGGCGTGAAGGCACCGTAGTGCGCATTCCGGCCAATGCCTTGGTTGATGCGCGCCAGCAAGCACCTAGGGGCCCGGTGTGGGTTGAGCTGAAAGAATGCTACTCGCTTACCGATTTGCTGCTCTCGAACTGCGTGAGCATGAGCGTGAGCGGCGACGCGCTGCAGGCCAGCGGCATGCTGCTGGTGCGCGCCACCACCGCCCGCGGGCAGCAGCTGCGCCTGGCCGAAGGCCGAGCCCTGGAGCTGGTAGTACCCAGCGAGCAGCGCCACCCCGGCCTGCAGCTGTACCACAGCCCCGGCCGCACGCCCAAGCGCTGGGCTGCCGCACCCGTACCCGCCGACGAGGACGAGGTGCTCAGCGAAGCCCAAACCATGCCCAGCTACGGCAACGGCCCCGAGGCCCTGAGCCGCCTGGTTCGCTACCCGGCCACCGCCGCCGAGCGCAAAACCGAAGGCTTTGTGTTTGCCTCGTTTGTGGTGGATGAAGCCGGCCGCGTGCTTACCCCCAAGGTGCTGCGCGGCCTGGGCGATGGTTGCGACGAAGAAGCCTTGCGGGTGTTGCAACAGTCGTCGGGGCACTGGCTGCCCGGCCGGCAAGGCAGCCAGGCCGTGAAGGTGAAGATGGTGGTGCCCATTCGTTTCGCGCTGAACGATGCCGCCGTAGCCTCCGCCGAAAGCACGGCCGTGGCCGCTTCGGCCGCGGCCCACGAAATGCCGGCTGCGCCTGCAACTCCCGCCGAGCCTGCCCCGGAGCCCGGCTCGATGTTCCGGAGCGGGCGCCTGGGCTGGCTTACCTGCCTGCGGCCCTGGCGCACGGCCAACCAAACCACGTCCTTCACGGTAGCGGCCGATGTGGACGAGCACACCACCGTGCGCCTGGTGTACCCCGATTCGCCGGTAATCCTGGAGGGCGAGCGGCAGGCCGATGGGTACTCGTTTGCGCAAGTGCCGGCGCAGCAGCGGGCCGTGCTGGTGGGTTTGCGCTACTTCAACGGCAGCCCCTACGTGGCCATGCGCGAGGTAGTGCCCGGCAGCGGCCCCGTACCCCCGCTCGAGTTCAAGGAAAGCACCCTCGGCGACCTGGAGCAGCTGTTGGAGCGTTTGCGCTAGCCCATTACCTAGGGCTGCTTGCGGGCCAGCAGGCGCAGGGTTTGGCACGAGTCGGTTTGCAGCAGCACCTGCGTTTGGTATTGCTGCAGCCAATAACGCCCGGCCTGGCTGCCGCACGCGATGATGATTTGGCCGGGGTAGCCTTTATCGGTTTGCCAAGAGGCCAGCCGCTCTACGCGGTGGCCGTACTGCATTTCGGCGGCCGTGCGGTAAAACTCGGGGCTGTCGTTGAAGGTGGCATCGGTTACCAGCGTGTACTGGCGCAGCGCGGGTAGCTGCGCGGCCTGCGCTTGTATGTGGCGGCCGTACAAGAGCTGGGCCCGATCGAGGCGGTGCTTGTGCAGCGAACGGATGTGCTGCCACTGCGCCAGGTACGGGAAAGCGGCAATGGCCAGCACCCCGCCCAGGCGCATCAGCTCACTGGGTTGCCGGCCGAAGTGCGCCGCCAGGGCCCGTCCCGTCCAAACCAAGCCGGCCGCCGCTTGCAAGGCCAGCAGCGGGTATACCTGGGCATCGTACCACTCCAGGCGCGTTTGCACCAGCGAAATGCTCAGCAAAAAGCTTACAGCTACCGCCGCCGTAAAGCGACTAAGCCACCACCCCGGGCTGTATTGCGGTTGCCAGAACCCGATCAGCCAACCCAGCAGCGCCGCCAGCAGCCAAGCCGTGAACTTGCGCTCGGCCAGCAGACTGATGTACCACTCGAACGGGTGATAGTGTTCCTCAAGCTGCGCGCCGGCGGGGCCGCCTACTTCGTAAGCCCACACGCCCTGCAGGTAGCCTGGGGCGGCAAGCTCGCGCACGGTGTACCACCCAGCAGCCGTAACCAATATCAAGCTAGCTGCCAACCAAGGTGCGGGTTGGCGCAGGCGCTGCCACTGCCGGGTAAGCGCCACGGCGATGATAAGCCCAGGGCCAAACAGCGCGCCGGCAATGCCCTTGGTAAACACCGCCAGCGCAAACGCCCCCCCCGTAAGCCAGGCCCAGCGCGTAGTGCCGGTGCGCAGGTAATGCAGCCAGCTAAGCGCGCCGGCCGTGGCCCAAAGCGTAAGCAGCGTGTCGTAGTCGCCGGTGCGGGTAACGTGCAGCGTTACGTAGCCTTGGCTGGTGAGCAGCACCAGGCCCGCCAGTAGCCCGGCGCGGCGGCTGCCCAGCCAGTAGTGGCCCGCGCGGTACACCAACAGCACCGTAGCCAGGGCCGCCAGCGCCGATGGTAACCGCAAGCCCAGCTCGTTGGGGCCAAACAACTTGAAGCTGATGGCCAGCAGCCACGGCCACAGCGGCGGCTTGCCGTTCCATAAATCGGGCTGGCCTAGGTGGCGCAGCACAATCCAGTCGTGGTGCAGCCAAATGCCGAGGCCGTTCAGGCCGGTGCGGGCTTCGTCCCACTGCTGCACCGGCAGGCTGGAAAGCAGCCAGAACAGCGGAATAAACGACAGGGCCAGCAGCACCAGCAGGGGCAACCAGCGTTGCCAAGCAGGCTTGCCCGAAGCAGCAGAAGTAGAAACCGGCACGAAACGCTCCAAAAAACTCAACAGAAAAGCCGCAAGCTACGCAGGCAAAAGCCTAGGTGGCTGCAAGTTTATAGCTTGATGGTGATGCTTTGGGGCTCGGTGAAAAAGCGCAGCGCCTCCAAGCCGCCTTCGCGCCCCACGCCCGAGTTCTTCATGCCCCCAAAGGGCGTGCGCAGGTCGCGGTGCAGCCAGGTGTTCACCCACACAATACCCGATTCCAGCGCGTGCGCCACGCGGTGCGCCCGCTGCACGTCGCGCGTCCAGAGGGTGGCGGCCAGGCCGTATTCGGTGCCGTTGGCCCAGCGCAGCACTTCCTCTTCGGTATCGAAGGGCGTGAGGGTAACCACCGGGCCAAACACCTCCTCGCGGTTTACGCGGCACTCGGCACCTAGGCCCTCGAATACCGTGGGTTGCAAGAAGTAGCCCCCAGCGCAGCGGCCGCCCAGGTGCACGCGCCGCCCACCGGCCAGCAGGGTGCCGCCCTCCTGGTGCGCCAGCTCAATGTAGCTCAGCACTTTCTGCAGGTGCGGCTCGCTTACCAGGGCGCCTTGCCGGCTGGCCTCCTCCAGCGGGTCGCCGACGGTAAGCGTGGCTACGCGCTCCAGAAAAGCGGCCTTAAACTGTTCGTAAATAGGCCGCTCCACAAAAATGCGCGAGCCGCACAGGCAAATCTGCCCCTGGTTGGCAAAGCTCGATTGCACGCTGGTGTTCACGGCCGCCTCAAAGTCGCAATCGGCAAAGATGATGTTGGGGTTTTTGCCGCCCAGCTCCAACGACAGCTTTTTGAACAGGGGCGCCGCCGTGCGGGCAATATGCTCGCCGGTTTTGGTGCCGCCCGTAAAGCTGATGGCCTTGATGTGCGGGTGCTCCACAATAGCCTGCCCCGCGCCGGGGCCGGTGCCGTGCACAATATTCAGCACGCCCGCCGGCAAGCCGGCTTCCTGGCACAGCTCGCTCAGCAAGTAAGCCGTTATGGGCGTTACTTCCGAAGGCTTGGCTATTACGCAGTTGCCAGCAGCTAGCGCGGGCGCAATCTTCCAGGTGAAGAGGTACAGCGGGAGGTTCCAGGGCGAAATGCAGCCCACCACACCTAGGGGGTGGCGCACGGTGTAGTTCACGGCCACGCCGTCCTGCATGTGCGCCTCGGAGGCAAAATGCTGGGCCGCCGTGCCAAAGAAAGCGAAGTTGCTGGCCGCCCTGGGTATATCAACGGTGCGGGCAAGCTTCAGCGGCTTGCCGTTGTCGATGCTTTCAGCGCGGGCCAGGCGTTCCAGGTCGCGCTCAATCAGCTCGCTGATGCGCACCAGCAGCTTGCCGCGCTGCTCGGGCGGGGTAGCGCGCCACGCCGGCCAGGCGGCTTGCGCGGCCTCCACCGCTAGCTGCACGTCCTGCGCGTCGGAGTCGGGTACCTGGCTGTACACCTGGCCCGTGGCGGGCTCGAGGTTGGGCAGATAGCGGCCGGCAGCCGGCGCTACCAGCTGGCCGGCAATGTAGTTGCGGAGCTGAAACATAAAGCAGGGCGGTGGAGTGAGCCAAAGCTACCAAAACTGCCCGGCGTTTATGGCAGCCCTAGGTGCCCGCGGGCGCGGGGGCGCCCAGGGCCGGTAACAACCACGCCCCGCTCCGGGCCGGAAGCGGGGCGGGGGCAGCGCAAAGCAACCAAGCCGCTTACGGGCGCGTCGACGACGCCGGCAGCGCCTGCGGGTTCAGCTCCACCGGAATGTTGGTGTCGGAAATGATGTAGAGCGGGCGGCGGCGAACGTTATTGTTGAGGCGGGCCAGGTACTCGCCAATCACGCCCACGGCAATCAGCTGCACACCACCCAGGAACAGAATACTCACCATCAGCGAAGGCCAGCCGGGTTCGTACTCCTGCGCGATAAAGCGGGCGTAGAGCGTGTAGAGCAGCACCAAAAACGCCACGCCAGATACCGTGAAGCCCATTATCGTGGCCGCTTTCAGGGGCACATCGGAAAAGGCCGTAATGCCATCGAGGGCCAGCCGGAACATCTTGCGGTAGGTGTAGCCGGTTTCGCCGCCGGCGCGCTGGGCGCGGTCGTACTCGAGGTAGGTTTGCCGGTAGCCGATCCAGGATATCTGCCCGCGCAAAAACTTGTTCTGCTCGGGCATCAGCTTAAGCGCCTCCACCACCTTGCGCGATATGATGCGGAAGTCGCCGGTATCAACCGGAATGGAAACGTTGGTGATGTTGGCCAGAATGCGGTAGAACATCTTGGCCGTGAACAGCTTCATGGCGCTTTCGCCCTGGCGGCGGCGGCGCTTGGCGTACACCACCTCGTAGCCTTCGCGCATCTTCTGGTACAACTCCGGTATCAGCTCGGGCGGGTCCTGCAGGTCGGCGTCGATGATGACCACCGCTTCGCCCTGCGACAAATCGAGGCCCGCCGTTACGGCAATCTGGTGCCCGAAATTGCGGCTGAAGTTGATGTAGCGCACATCGGCGTGCTGGGCCGCCAACTCATGAATTAGCGCCAGCGAACGGTCGCGCGAGCCATCGTTGATGAAGATGTACTCGCATTGCAGCCG
The sequence above is drawn from the Hymenobacter sp. YIM 151858-1 genome and encodes:
- a CDS encoding glycosyltransferase family 2 protein, producing MRNEYLSVREPPTYLPAVDLSVIIPIYNEEANIPTLYQRLRGVIDPMRLQCEYIFINDGSRDRSLALIHELAAQHADVRYINFSRNFGHQIAVTAGLDLSQGEAVVIIDADLQDPPELIPELYQKMREGYEVVYAKRRRRQGESAMKLFTAKMFYRILANITNVSIPVDTGDFRIISRKVVEALKLMPEQNKFLRGQISWIGYRQTYLEYDRAQRAGGETGYTYRKMFRLALDGITAFSDVPLKAATIMGFTVSGVAFLVLLYTLYARFIAQEYEPGWPSLMVSILFLGGVQLIAVGVIGEYLARLNNNVRRRPLYIISDTNIPVELNPQALPASSTRP
- a CDS encoding S9 family peptidase, with the protein product MTHRFKTFGLAAGLLLSSAPVAVLVPAAPAVAQQRQSITLEDIWAKGTFAPKQVQGFNWMRDGRYYSSLDKGEVVQHDVTTGQATQTLVSAQQLRPLGAQQPIAVEGYEFNADEQKMLFSTDVEPIYRRSSKANYYVYDRAGQKLVPLSAGGKQSYATFSPDGRRVAFMRQNNLFVVDLQTMQETPITTDGQVNKLIHGGGDWVYEEEFEVSKAFQWSPDSRQVAFISFDESRVPEYNMQEWGPLYPKDYRYKYPKAGEPNSVVTVSVYDVAAGRTAKMDIGPETDQYIPRILWTQTPNLLSIQRMNRLQNKLEILHADATTGKSSVAWTDTDKAYVEVTDDLRYLKNGKQFIISSERDGYRHLYLFDMKGKLVKQLTQGNWDVSEFLGVDEAKGLAYYLSAEASPFERHLYRVDLKGKGKQRLGESGGGTDVVNMSPDFRYYLNYHTAANEPVTVSLRTAQDGKAVKVLEDNAALKQRMKDYGFVPQEFFSFKTSEGVQLNGTTIKPANMEAGKKYPVLMFLYGGPGSQKVLDKWNSVDYYTWFQMLAQQGYVVAIVDNRGTGGRGAAFKKVTYGQLGKLETIDQGEAAKYLGAQPWADKSRIGIFGWSFGGYLSALAVTKNADLFKVGISVAPVTTWRYYDSIYTERFLKTPQENPSGYDENSPVQFANQLKGKLLLVHGTGDDNVHFQNSVAFTDALIKANKDFQQLYYPNRNHGIYGGSTRLHLFRQMTNFLQQNL
- a CDS encoding aldehyde dehydrogenase, with amino-acid sequence MFQLRNYIAGQLVAPAAGRYLPNLEPATGQVYSQVPDSDAQDVQLAVEAAQAAWPAWRATPPEQRGKLLVRISELIERDLERLARAESIDNGKPLKLARTVDIPRAASNFAFFGTAAQHFASEAHMQDGVAVNYTVRHPLGVVGCISPWNLPLYLFTWKIAPALAAGNCVIAKPSEVTPITAYLLSELCQEAGLPAGVLNIVHGTGPGAGQAIVEHPHIKAISFTGGTKTGEHIARTAAPLFKKLSLELGGKNPNIIFADCDFEAAVNTSVQSSFANQGQICLCGSRIFVERPIYEQFKAAFLERVATLTVGDPLEEASRQGALVSEPHLQKVLSYIELAHQEGGTLLAGGRRVHLGGRCAGGYFLQPTVFEGLGAECRVNREEVFGPVVTLTPFDTEEEVLRWANGTEYGLAATLWTRDVQRAHRVAHALESGIVWVNTWLHRDLRTPFGGMKNSGVGREGGLEALRFFTEPQSITIKL
- a CDS encoding ArnT family glycosyltransferase, coding for MERFVPVSTSAASGKPAWQRWLPLLVLLALSFIPLFWLLSSLPVQQWDEARTGLNGLGIWLHHDWIVLRHLGQPDLWNGKPPLWPWLLAISFKLFGPNELGLRLPSALAALATVLLVYRAGHYWLGSRRAGLLAGLVLLTSQGYVTLHVTRTGDYDTLLTLWATAGALSWLHYLRTGTTRWAWLTGGAFALAVFTKGIAGALFGPGLIIAVALTRQWQRLRQPAPWLAASLILVTAAGWYTVRELAAPGYLQGVWAYEVGGPAGAQLEEHYHPFEWYISLLAERKFTAWLLAALLGWLIGFWQPQYSPGWWLSRFTAAVAVSFLLSISLVQTRLEWYDAQVYPLLALQAAAGLVWTGRALAAHFGRQPSELMRLGGVLAIAAFPYLAQWQHIRSLHKHRLDRAQLLYGRHIQAQAAQLPALRQYTLVTDATFNDSPEFYRTAAEMQYGHRVERLASWQTDKGYPGQIIIACGSQAGRYWLQQYQTQVLLQTDSCQTLRLLARKQP
- a CDS encoding energy transducer TonB; translation: MRKLTLKTALVGVTLGVGVLSSCQREPAAKAEATAAQQADAVANDDTLGAEAVAEQPTQVTWHQLRQATNRKAPLIRYAAVRRPTVLDTAAPPPSEARLFDLTLKPSEFFRIDPTQPAEVRGREGTVVRIPANALVDARQQAPRGPVWVELKECYSLTDLLLSNCVSMSVSGDALQASGMLLVRATTARGQQLRLAEGRALELVVPSEQRHPGLQLYHSPGRTPKRWAAAPVPADEDEVLSEAQTMPSYGNGPEALSRLVRYPATAAERKTEGFVFASFVVDEAGRVLTPKVLRGLGDGCDEEALRVLQQSSGHWLPGRQGSQAVKVKMVVPIRFALNDAAVASAESTAVAASAAAHEMPAAPATPAEPAPEPGSMFRSGRLGWLTCLRPWRTANQTTSFTVAADVDEHTTVRLVYPDSPVILEGERQADGYSFAQVPAQQRAVLVGLRYFNGSPYVAMREVVPGSGPVPPLEFKESTLGDLEQLLERLR